In one window of Candidatus Binatia bacterium DNA:
- a CDS encoding FAD-binding oxidoreductase: MNPAVIPHDDLTDIVGRDRVFDDPNLLRRLARDESFATPTTPRCVVQPATPEQVQELVRWANRTATPLVPVSSGAPHFRGDTVPGEGGAVIVDLSTMNAVLRVDRRNRVAMIEPGVTYGELLPALRREGLAPYMPLLPRRTKSVVGSMLEREPITMGRHQWDIQDPLLCIEVIFGNGELFRTGSAAGPGTIEEQRQAGGAQMRGMGPGQTDLQRIVQGAQGTMGIVTWATMKCRLLPTVTEAFLVASESPEPLLALGHELFRIMLGDDVFVLNAHNLAAILTDDAESLRRLRAALPAWILYFAVDGTGVLPEERIAYQVEQWQDLAQRLGLRPVKNLPAGVRADHVARSLTAPSTDPYWKLRLSGGCEDVFFLTTLDRAAAMVRLFHERAERAGYPTRDLGTYVQPTVQGTSCHCELNLPYDPGDGAAAGAVRTLVEEASVALANAGAFFSRPYGRCADFAYRRDAVSTMALKKLKAIFDPQHVMNPGKLCF; this comes from the coding sequence ATGAATCCCGCCGTGATCCCCCACGACGACCTGACCGATATCGTCGGTCGCGACCGCGTCTTCGACGACCCCAACCTCCTGCGCCGGCTCGCCCGCGACGAGAGCTTCGCCACCCCCACGACTCCGCGCTGCGTGGTGCAGCCGGCTACCCCGGAACAGGTTCAGGAACTGGTGCGCTGGGCCAACCGCACGGCGACGCCGCTGGTGCCTGTCAGTTCCGGGGCGCCTCACTTCCGCGGCGATACGGTGCCCGGCGAGGGCGGAGCCGTAATCGTCGATTTGAGCACCATGAACGCCGTCCTGCGCGTCGATCGCCGCAACCGCGTCGCCATGATCGAGCCGGGGGTGACCTATGGCGAGCTCCTGCCGGCGCTGCGCCGCGAGGGGCTCGCGCCTTACATGCCCCTGCTGCCGCGCCGCACCAAGTCGGTCGTCGGCAGCATGCTCGAACGCGAGCCGATTACCATGGGCCGGCACCAGTGGGACATCCAGGACCCGCTACTCTGCATCGAAGTCATCTTCGGCAACGGCGAGCTGTTCCGCACCGGGTCGGCCGCCGGTCCGGGCACCATCGAAGAACAACGCCAGGCCGGCGGCGCTCAAATGCGCGGCATGGGCCCCGGTCAAACCGACTTGCAGCGTATCGTTCAGGGTGCGCAGGGCACGATGGGCATCGTGACCTGGGCAACGATGAAGTGCCGCTTGCTGCCCACTGTCACCGAGGCGTTTCTGGTCGCCTCGGAGTCGCCCGAGCCGTTGCTGGCGCTGGGACACGAGCTGTTTCGAATCATGCTCGGCGACGATGTGTTCGTCCTGAACGCTCACAACCTCGCCGCCATCCTCACCGACGACGCCGAGAGCCTCCGCCGGTTGCGTGCCGCACTGCCGGCCTGGATCCTCTATTTCGCGGTCGACGGCACCGGCGTCCTGCCGGAGGAACGGATCGCCTATCAGGTCGAGCAGTGGCAGGACCTCGCCCAACGCCTTGGGCTGCGGCCGGTGAAGAATCTCCCCGCTGGCGTGCGCGCGGACCACGTCGCCCGGAGCCTGACGGCGCCGTCGACCGACCCTTACTGGAAGCTGCGCCTTTCGGGAGGATGCGAAGACGTGTTCTTCCTGACCACGCTGGATCGCGCGGCGGCGATGGTGCGTCTGTTCCACGAGCGCGCCGAACGCGCCGGGTATCCCACCCGCGATTTGGGTACGTACGTGCAGCCGACCGTGCAGGGCACGAGTTGCCACTGCGAGTTGAACCTCCCTTACGATCCCGGTGACGGCGCTGCCGCCGGCGCGGTGCGGACTCTGGTCGAGGAGGCGAGTGTCGCCCTGGCGAATGCGGGTGCCTTCTTCTCGCGTCCGTACGGTCGTTGCGCGGATTTCGCCTACCGCCGCGACGCCGTGAGCACCATGGCACTGAAGAAACTCAAGGCGATCTTCGATCCGCAACACGTCATGAACCCCGGCAAGCTCTGCTTTTGA
- a CDS encoding class I SAM-dependent methyltransferase — protein sequence MKARTAVEVLRKGQLLLLLRAMRLMNPYYRLVWLIAAFRAGLLKRLAARPATFSDLTRDMVGDPKDQDWLRKWLELGVRVGELRCTDDRYSLGGFLARHLALPKNDAIVAILEEVGTLHHRLILETPERLARGDRFTLADQDGILIARSSPLVRPFVHEAIDEVVPRRGPMRVLEVGAGSGTYIRYAAERNPDLTALGLELQAEVAEFANRNLLQWGLANRAHVDNLDVRKKTAEGTFDLVTFHNNIYYFPVAERVGLLRHARALLKPGGKLLLTTTCSGGGPAAIGLDIWSAGTERCGRLPAPEELVDQMREAGFVAARSRDLVPGDSFHAFFATNPA from the coding sequence ATGAAAGCACGTACGGCTGTCGAGGTTCTGCGCAAGGGACAATTGCTCCTCCTGTTGCGCGCCATGCGTCTGATGAATCCCTACTACCGCCTAGTGTGGCTGATCGCCGCCTTCCGGGCAGGCTTGCTCAAGCGACTGGCGGCACGACCCGCGACCTTCTCCGATCTGACGCGCGACATGGTCGGCGATCCCAAAGATCAGGACTGGTTGCGCAAGTGGCTCGAGCTCGGGGTCCGCGTCGGCGAACTGCGCTGCACCGACGATCGTTACTCGCTCGGCGGCTTTCTGGCCCGCCATCTCGCCCTGCCCAAGAACGATGCGATCGTTGCCATCCTCGAAGAGGTGGGCACGTTGCACCACCGGCTGATCCTCGAAACGCCCGAACGCCTCGCCCGCGGCGACCGCTTCACGCTCGCCGATCAGGACGGCATTCTGATCGCCCGCTCTTCGCCACTGGTGAGGCCCTTCGTTCATGAAGCCATCGACGAGGTCGTCCCGCGCCGAGGCCCCATGCGCGTGCTCGAAGTGGGAGCCGGCTCCGGCACGTACATTAGATATGCGGCCGAGCGTAACCCCGATCTGACCGCCCTCGGACTCGAACTCCAGGCCGAGGTCGCCGAGTTCGCCAACCGGAATCTGCTGCAGTGGGGTCTGGCCAATCGCGCCCACGTCGACAACCTCGACGTCCGCAAGAAGACCGCCGAGGGAACCTTCGATCTCGTCACCTTTCACAACAACATCTACTACTTTCCGGTCGCCGAACGGGTCGGTTTGCTGCGTCATGCCCGCGCGCTGCTCAAGCCCGGCGGCAAGTTGCTGCTGACGACCACGTGCAGTGGCGGCGGACCGGCTGCCATCGGCCTCGACATCTGGAGCGCCGGTACCGAACGCTGCGGGCGTCTGCCCGCCCCGGAAGAGCTGGTCGATCAGATGCGCGAAGCCGGGTTCGTCGCCGCGCGCAGCCGCGACCTCGTCCCCGGCGATAGCTTCCACGCCTTCTTCGCCACCAACCCGGCGTAG
- a CDS encoding TetR/AcrR family transcriptional regulator: MTSTAPAPMGLRERNKQDKLARIKRAARDLFAKKGFEGATAREICRRARIATGTLFLYARDKRELLFLVFRDEARSMLEEGTARAQSDLPLPEALMEVFGRFLDFYARNPALATVIAGEFFYRTGEPTEMVALTQEFLDRIGGLVERAKARGELRADVETADQVLAFFAHYAFHVQAWLGGGLPDRQQTDLALRRAIELQMQGLAPAPSRNPSSQTPKRSDRRGR; encoded by the coding sequence ATGACATCCACCGCGCCGGCGCCGATGGGACTGCGCGAACGCAACAAGCAGGACAAGCTCGCGCGGATCAAGCGGGCGGCCCGCGATCTGTTTGCGAAGAAGGGCTTCGAGGGTGCCACCGCCCGCGAAATTTGCCGGCGGGCGCGCATCGCCACCGGCACGCTGTTCCTGTACGCCCGCGACAAGCGCGAGTTGCTCTTCCTCGTCTTTCGCGACGAGGCGCGCTCGATGCTGGAGGAGGGTACCGCGCGGGCGCAGTCCGACCTGCCTCTACCGGAGGCGCTGATGGAGGTGTTCGGGCGCTTTCTGGATTTCTACGCCCGTAATCCGGCCCTGGCGACGGTGATCGCCGGCGAGTTCTTCTACCGCACCGGCGAACCCACGGAGATGGTCGCTCTGACCCAGGAGTTCCTTGACCGCATTGGCGGCCTGGTGGAACGCGCAAAGGCCCGCGGCGAGTTGCGGGCGGACGTCGAGACCGCCGATCAGGTTCTCGCCTTCTTTGCCCACTACGCTTTCCACGTCCAGGCCTGGCTGGGTGGCGGCTTGCCCGATCGGCAGCAGACGGACCTGGCGCTGCGGCGCGCGATCGAGCTGCAGATGCAGGGTCTGGCGCCCGCTCCCTCCCGTAATCCGTCGTCGCAAACGCCGAAACGATCCGACCGCAGAGGTCGATAA
- a CDS encoding family 1 glycosylhydrolase: MTYTFPEGFVWGTATAAHQVEGNNVGCDFWLLEHTPETLFREPSGDACDHFHRYPQDLVLLKQLGFGAYRFSIEWARIEPVEGHFSLAALDHYRRMLAGCKEHGLQACVTFHHFTSPLWFTADGGWEDRANVDRFLRFCERAVRHLGDLIDTAYTINEANLTATLAISRVMPPGGLKAVAPFVSTAAARAGSTLDRFGPFLLGDPLKLRDTMLDAHARSRDVLKSGPGAFPVGVTLAMQDYQAVPGGESRRDAARAETFDPFLELARGDDFVGVQTYSRVRFGPDGALEPEAGVPTLIMGYEFWPEALEATIRYASSVAGVPIYVTENGIGTTDDAQRIEYVRRALRGVARCLRDGIDVRGYFYWSLMDNFEWLFGYGPQFGLVAVDRDTQRRTPKASADWMGAIARSNTFEE; the protein is encoded by the coding sequence ATGACGTACACGTTTCCGGAGGGATTCGTCTGGGGCACCGCGACCGCGGCGCACCAGGTGGAGGGCAATAACGTCGGCTGCGATTTCTGGCTGCTCGAACACACGCCGGAGACGCTATTCCGCGAACCTTCCGGCGACGCCTGCGATCATTTCCACCGGTACCCCCAGGACCTGGTGCTGCTCAAGCAGCTCGGCTTCGGCGCTTATCGCTTCTCCATCGAGTGGGCGCGCATCGAGCCTGTCGAGGGTCACTTCTCGCTCGCCGCGCTCGATCACTACCGGCGGATGCTTGCCGGCTGCAAGGAACACGGACTGCAAGCCTGCGTGACCTTCCATCATTTCACTTCGCCGCTGTGGTTTACCGCCGATGGCGGCTGGGAAGACCGCGCCAACGTCGACCGCTTCCTGCGTTTCTGCGAGCGCGCCGTGCGCCATCTGGGCGACCTGATCGATACGGCCTACACGATCAACGAGGCGAACCTGACGGCGACGCTGGCCATCTCCCGGGTCATGCCGCCGGGGGGACTGAAGGCGGTAGCGCCGTTCGTCTCCACCGCCGCCGCAAGGGCCGGGTCGACGCTCGACCGCTTCGGACCGTTTCTGCTCGGCGATCCGCTGAAGCTGCGCGATACGATGCTCGATGCGCACGCCCGCTCCCGAGACGTGCTCAAGTCCGGTCCAGGCGCCTTCCCGGTCGGTGTCACGCTGGCGATGCAGGATTATCAGGCCGTACCCGGTGGCGAGTCTCGGCGCGATGCCGCCAGGGCTGAGACGTTCGATCCGTTCCTCGAATTGGCTCGCGGCGACGATTTCGTCGGCGTACAGACGTACAGCAGGGTGCGGTTCGGCCCCGACGGCGCGCTTGAGCCCGAGGCCGGTGTGCCGACGCTGATCATGGGATACGAGTTCTGGCCCGAGGCGCTTGAAGCGACCATCCGCTACGCCAGCTCCGTAGCCGGCGTGCCGATATACGTGACCGAGAACGGCATCGGCACCACCGACGACGCCCAGCGCATCGAATACGTGCGCCGCGCCCTGCGCGGCGTGGCGCGATGTCTGCGCGACGGCATCGATGTGCGCGGTTACTTCTACTGGTCGCTCATGGACAATTTCGAGTGGCTGTTCGGTTACGGGCCGCAGTTCGGTCTGGTGGCCGTGGATCGGGACACGCAGCGCCGCACGCCGAAGGCGAGCGCCGACTGGATGGGCGCTATTGCCCGCAGCAATACGTTCGAGGAGTGA
- a CDS encoding glutathione S-transferase family protein → MKLYDFALAPNPKRVRVYLAEKGIQVPVEQVDIITGQNRSPEFLKKNPLGGLPVLELDDGTVLTESLAIMEYLEELHPNPPMIGSDPLERARVRRLERIAELGVLWNVAGVFQNTHPFWAGRLKQSAEAAENAVGRLRANLKVLDAEIGQKPFAAGNRPTIADCTLLASLDFAAFAGVEIDPSLKNLARWYESFKQRPSAQA, encoded by the coding sequence ATGAAGCTCTACGATTTCGCTCTGGCGCCGAATCCGAAGCGGGTGCGGGTTTACCTTGCCGAGAAGGGTATTCAGGTACCGGTCGAGCAGGTCGACATCATCACGGGACAGAATCGTTCCCCGGAGTTCCTCAAGAAGAACCCGCTCGGCGGCCTGCCGGTGCTCGAACTGGATGACGGGACGGTTCTCACCGAGTCGTTGGCCATCATGGAGTACTTGGAGGAGTTGCACCCCAATCCGCCGATGATCGGCTCCGATCCGCTGGAGCGGGCACGCGTGCGCCGTCTGGAACGGATCGCCGAACTCGGCGTGCTGTGGAACGTCGCCGGCGTCTTCCAGAATACGCACCCGTTCTGGGCGGGACGGCTCAAGCAGTCCGCCGAAGCGGCAGAGAATGCCGTCGGTCGCTTGCGTGCAAACCTGAAAGTTCTCGACGCCGAGATCGGCCAGAAACCGTTTGCGGCCGGCAATCGGCCGACCATTGCCGATTGCACGTTGCTGGCGTCGCTCGACTTCGCCGCCTTTGCCGGCGTCGAGATCGATCCGTCGTTGAAGAACCTCGCGCGCTGGTACGAGAGCTTCAAGCAGCGCCCCAGCGCACAGGCGTAA
- a CDS encoding FAD-dependent oxidoreductase, whose protein sequence is MAQTEDRADVLVVGGGLAGLAAAAYVARSGLSAIVCERAPSLGGRAATHGTDAFRFNLGPHALYRAGHARAVLAELGVAYSGGGPRASGGIAVDRGVAHALPGGFFSLVTTGLFGLGAKFEAARFTGALAGIDPEPLQGVPVEKWCESTIDNGEVRRLAMALIRLTSYANDPARMSAGTAIAQMQMALKSGVSYLDDGWQTLVDGLRAVAVAAGARVLTAARVNAVEDDGRRRRVRLAGGETVLADAVIITGPPHAAAAMVTGPGSDALRGWAEAAVPVRTACLDVGLSRLPRPHVTFALGIDRPLYFSVHSAVARLAPAGGALIHVAKYLDGRTDDVKADERDLEVLLDLLQPGWREAVVERRFLPNMAVANWLPTAASGGTAGRPGPEVPGADNLFVAGDWVGPEGLLADASLASARRAARLAVRHCQPATAAA, encoded by the coding sequence GTGGCACAGACTGAGGATCGAGCGGACGTGTTGGTCGTCGGGGGTGGTCTGGCCGGGTTGGCAGCGGCGGCTTACGTGGCAAGGAGCGGTTTATCGGCGATCGTGTGCGAACGGGCGCCGTCGCTGGGCGGGCGGGCAGCCACCCATGGAACCGATGCGTTTCGCTTCAACCTCGGGCCGCACGCGCTGTACCGGGCGGGTCATGCCAGGGCCGTCCTGGCGGAACTCGGGGTCGCCTATAGTGGCGGCGGGCCGCGCGCGTCAGGTGGAATCGCCGTCGATCGAGGTGTCGCCCACGCCCTGCCCGGTGGGTTCTTCTCGCTGGTAACGACCGGTCTATTCGGGCTGGGCGCCAAGTTCGAGGCCGCCCGGTTTACGGGTGCCCTGGCGGGCATCGACCCTGAGCCCCTACAGGGCGTGCCGGTGGAAAAGTGGTGCGAATCGACGATCGATAACGGCGAAGTGCGCCGGTTGGCGATGGCGTTGATTCGCCTGACCAGCTACGCCAACGACCCCGCTCGGATGAGCGCCGGAACGGCCATTGCGCAGATGCAGATGGCGCTGAAAAGCGGCGTTTCCTACCTCGATGACGGGTGGCAGACGCTGGTCGATGGGTTGCGTGCAGTGGCCGTGGCGGCCGGCGCGCGCGTGCTCACCGCGGCGCGGGTCAACGCGGTGGAGGACGACGGCCGGCGCCGCCGCGTGCGGCTTGCCGGCGGCGAGACGGTGCTGGCCGACGCAGTCATCATCACCGGCCCCCCGCATGCTGCCGCCGCGATGGTAACCGGCCCGGGGTCGGACGCGCTACGGGGCTGGGCCGAGGCTGCCGTGCCGGTCAGGACGGCCTGCCTCGACGTGGGGTTGTCGCGCTTGCCGCGTCCACACGTGACTTTTGCGCTGGGGATCGATCGACCGCTGTATTTCTCAGTGCACTCCGCCGTGGCTCGTCTGGCGCCCGCGGGCGGGGCGCTGATTCATGTGGCGAAGTACCTCGACGGGCGCACGGATGACGTGAAAGCCGACGAACGCGATCTCGAGGTTTTGCTCGACCTCCTTCAGCCGGGCTGGCGTGAGGCGGTGGTCGAGCGGCGATTTCTACCCAACATGGCGGTTGCCAACTGGTTGCCCACCGCGGCGAGTGGCGGTACGGCCGGGAGGCCCGGCCCGGAAGTGCCCGGCGCGGACAACCTGTTCGTCGCCGGCGATTGGGTGGGTCCGGAGGGCCTGCTCGCCGACGCCAGCCTGGCCAGCGCCCGGCGCGCCGCCCGACTGGCGGTGCGCCACTGCCAGCCGGCGACCGCGGCGGCGTAG
- a CDS encoding sigma-70 family RNA polymerase sigma factor: MSGEIADYAALFDAERRFVWSLCYRMTGNAADADELVQETFVRAMESPPARTSEPWRPWLVRVAMNLSRDRLRRRRRDGYRGNWLPSPIETDEAGALPAYELPPESGSPTEGRYELIESVSFAFLLALEALPPKQRAVLLLRDVFDYSVRDTSDALGMSEANVKTAHHRARRAMAAYDRERCVPTRHLQERTRDALQRFLVAVAAHDVPSIEALLADDVRSVSDGGEYASGHRPVIGRERVTRLVLGLHRKRPVARFDLRTINGLPAIIADFGHYRPRLAPRGVIRCDIDREGRITALHTVLASRKLTAMPPAIAGGSAATRRAPGGPDV, encoded by the coding sequence ATGTCTGGTGAGATTGCCGATTACGCCGCGTTGTTCGATGCCGAGCGCCGCTTCGTCTGGAGTCTGTGCTACCGCATGACCGGCAATGCCGCCGACGCGGACGAGCTGGTTCAGGAGACCTTCGTACGGGCGATGGAATCCCCGCCCGCACGCACGAGCGAGCCGTGGCGCCCGTGGCTGGTGCGGGTGGCGATGAACCTGTCACGCGACCGCCTGCGGCGGCGCCGGCGCGACGGCTACCGCGGCAACTGGTTACCGTCGCCGATCGAGACCGACGAAGCCGGGGCGTTGCCTGCATACGAGCTGCCACCGGAGTCCGGCAGCCCGACCGAAGGGCGGTACGAATTGATCGAGAGCGTGTCGTTCGCCTTCCTGCTGGCGCTCGAAGCGTTGCCCCCGAAGCAACGCGCAGTGTTGCTGTTGCGGGACGTGTTCGACTACTCCGTGCGCGATACGTCCGACGCTCTCGGGATGTCCGAAGCCAACGTGAAGACGGCCCACCACCGCGCACGCCGCGCCATGGCGGCGTACGACCGCGAGCGTTGCGTACCGACGCGACACCTGCAGGAGCGCACCCGAGACGCGCTACAGCGCTTCCTGGTGGCGGTCGCCGCGCACGACGTGCCGTCGATCGAGGCCCTGCTCGCCGACGACGTGCGCAGCGTGAGCGACGGCGGCGAGTACGCCTCGGGTCACCGCCCGGTCATCGGACGGGAACGGGTCACGCGCCTCGTCCTCGGGTTGCACCGCAAACGCCCGGTAGCTCGCTTCGACCTGCGAACGATCAATGGCCTGCCCGCGATTATCGCCGACTTCGGCCATTATCGGCCGCGTCTGGCGCCGCGAGGAGTGATCCGCTGCGATATCGACCGGGAGGGACGCATTACCGCGCTCCACACCGTACTCGCGTCGCGCAAGCTAACTGCGATGCCGCCGGCAATCGCCGGTGGGTCCGCGGCGACGCGGCGGGCGCCCGGAGGACCGGATGTCTGA